From the Candida dubliniensis CD36 chromosome 2, complete sequence genome, the window ACTTCTCCATATTTAGACTCATCTCTCCACCCTTGTAATGTTCTCAAAATATCAGCAAAAAACAATCCAATGTTCTCAGCTTCTGTAGGAGTTGATGAACATAACGTCCCAAATAAACTTTCTGATTTGAATAACAAGCCTAAAACATTTACCAACGAATAGTTGTCAATCCTCATggaattcaatttgaaaagaaatctTGCAGAATAAACGGCGTCAAACGAAGAAGTGATTGCTCTTGGAAATATACACTTCTGAATAAACTCCTCAAAACCTAAATCAATAAACCAATTGGATGAAATCAGCTTTAATTGTTGCTCGATTTTCTCATTTTCATGTTTATGTTTGGCTCTCTCATCTGCCAATGTTTTTTGATATTCTTCACAGGTTTCCAACTCTTTTCGttgtttatcaattacTGTACGGGgtaattctttatttttcaaattaatgACAATAGAATCCTTTAAGcttttgatatttgattCGAGTTTAACAGTTTCATTATCATAAAGTTCATTTGTGTAGTTGATATCATGTAGCGAAAGCTTCCAAAAGttatcaaaaattgaagtCGTGGACTCAAGTGAAAGACTATCCTTATCTGTCTCGTCTCTAAATCTCCAGACTTCGTATGCCCATGACCATGGTACACCAAAATCCGACAATTGTTTTATCGGcatcaaattcaaactCTCATCATATAAGTTGATTAATGTAACAAATAATCGGATTACTGCATTTACGTCATCACTTTTGCTAACCAAAACTTTCAAATATGATTCGTTCCCGGTAAAAGTCACGTCATTCGATATACGACAAAGCAACACTAGCAATTCGTTAACCGCATCAATCTCATTCATACATTTAATAAGATATTTCCCAGTGGCTCTTCTTTCAAATCGAAGATCGTCTATAGTGttataaacaattttttgtaaagATGACCCACAATTAATCATAtcaatttggtttattgtCAAATTTGTTATATGTTGAATACCTCCCATTGAAATAAACATCTCCTTGAGTACTAGTAAACCAATAGTGTCTCCTGAGTAAaatgatttcaatataAACGCTAGTATAGTCTTTATGTCAATAGCATGAGGGTATCTTTGGCAAATTTTACCAATAAATGAAGCCAATGATTGAACCCACTGACGCTCACTCATCCCGTTATAGGTACTGCTTCGGCTAGAAGCTAATCTTATCAATATGGCAGCAGTTAAATTATCCCACCCATACGCATTAAAGTATCTAGCAGTTTCAACAACCAAGGTGTTCAAGTTATCATAACTCTCAATCTGTTGCAAAATTGTTAACAAACAAGGCAATGGAttagaaaaacaaattttggCTAATCTTCTCATCATGGGACGAACATTCTCCTTTGATAATCTTTTTAAAACATCTTTAGTTGATTTTTCAGCTTTGCTATAAGCTATTTTGATTAGTGGATTATTCTTGGCTAATATGTTGTATAGTTCCCCATAAAGACTGAATCTGTCTTCAATTGGAAAgaacaataatatttcaaaagCTTTGTTTATTGCAATGGAATTCTCTTCTATTAATGGCATTGCTGGGAAAATAaagtttttgaaataaaagaaaactttgcttttatcttcttctttgcaCAACAAGTACCGCGTAACTTCACAagtttcaataaatatatctGTGTCTTTCGCAAGATTTGGTCCGTTAAATTTGAGAAGCTCATTTGAAACTGCTATCAAACTATCGATATCTTCTATTTTGGGAAGATCTTTTGAAAACTCCCTATAAAAATAagtaaattttttgttgcCATATCCATGTACTAATGGATAAAAACTTAACAAATTGGTAACAGGTGAATGTTCAATAAGAACTGTATTATGTGGACGACTAATTGTTGTTCCTTTGGGCTTTTGAAGGTTACCTATCTCTTCGTCACTGAAAATTCTTAGCTTGCAGTATAATGGATTAATCATAGTTGCAAATAATCTgttaattaaaaatgtgATTTCTTCGTCAATTTGAGCCAAATATGGATACTTTGTCAAAATGAATATCGCTGGCCAATAAAGTCCAACTCCCAAGAATACTTTAAGAAACTGGTATTTCATGTTCACTTTTAATAAGCTAGCCAAATCTTTCTCTGTTGCTGCTTGTCTGGTTTTTCCTTTCGTCTTGTTTTCACCTTTTTCTCCTTCTTCATCCTCTTCGTCAGCTAGTGGTGCTGCAAGAGCAAGAGCAGTGGCCCCAGCAACTAATACATCACGATCCAACTTCTTTTTGTACTCGGCCTCTAATTCATCCATTTCCAATTCATCTGAGCCCATGAATTTGTACAATGATCCAAAGCTTACAAATCCTTCTTTGATAAAAATGGCCACAAGACACTTGTATGTTTCAGGTAAGTCTCTTGTGCCAGTCTCACCCACAAGCTCTAGGCCAATTACTTTGGCTGCTGTTTCACTTCCTCCAATGCCAAGGCTTGATAATGAGGAATTATCGCTTTCAATATTTGGCCACCACCTACTCTTTCTCAAAAGATTTAATATGAAATGGTAATGAGGCACTATGGTTGCCGTGAATACTTGAAATAACAAACTCAAACATCTGTTTGGATCAAGATCATAATGaccaatcaatttttccaTAATTTGAATAGCATAATCAAGTTGAAATTCAGCATCGCTGCTATCtaaaatataatacatTTCTGACACAAACTTTGAATACCCTTCCACTTCTTCATGAAGCAAATTGAACTTTTTTTGCGTGAAATATTCATCCCTAATCTTGTGACTTAAAGTTCTTTGGAAATAATCTTTTGGAACAATTTCCActgattttaaaaaatccGAACTTAGGTGTAAAGCTAATGTCtctattttgattttattgtCTCGGAAAAGTAAATGCAACAAGTCATGTATATTTTTCGATACAGCAAACGAATTGAGAACTTGGAAAAAGATTCTTGCATGATCATCCGACTTTATTGCATGAGTGAAAAACTTTTTGATATCATTGACATCCaatttatcttcttcaaatGTTATTAATAACTCTGTGAAAATTTGAGCAAGAATCTCTTCTGATTCTGCGTCGTTTTCTTGGTATGACTCCAACACTTCAAATAGCAGATCCATTCCACTACCAGAAAAGTTTTCAATCACCTCTTCAGTAATGTACAGTAAAGACATTGTAGGGGTGATAAATTTATTCGTGAAAAGTGTGCTTGACAGTTGGACttgaagttgttgttcatTCAGTgattagtttttttttttctctctttgtcaattgttttttttttttttttgcaaacCTTTTGGTGGATTTTTCTCAAAACGGTAATGCGTGCTCTtacaatcaacaattaaaaacTGGTAGCTCTGACATTAGTGAAGGAGGCATTTAACCTACAGAATACCACTACCCAATCTATCTTTTCTGGTTTGATATGAATTGTAATGATACCAAATTTCTATAAATAGTCTATACATTTGTACTCCCTTtctgataataaaaatagatTTGTAGGGAATGATTAATTAACTTCCTACTTCATCACATCCAACATTTCATCTTTATTGCACACTTTGAGGCGACTCTTCCCTAATGCCTCACCTTTTTCAAGTTCGTAAG encodes:
- a CDS encoding protein RLR1 homologue, putative (Similar to S. cerevisiae RLR1;~In S. cerevisiae: subunit of the THO complex, which is required for efficient transcription elongation and involved in transcriptional elongation-associated recombination; required for LacZ RNA expression from certain plasmids.), producing the protein MSLSYITEEVIENFSGSGMDSLFEVLESYQENDAESEEILAQIFTELLITFEEDKLDVNDIKKFFTHAIKSDDHARIFFQVLNSFAVSKNIHDLLHLLFRDNKIKIETLALHLSSDFLKSVEIVPKDYFQRTLSHKIRDEYFTQKKFNLLHEEVEGYSKFVSEMYYILDSSDAEFQLDYAIQIMEKLIGHYDLDPNRCLSLLFQVFTATIVPHYHFILNLLRKSRWWPNIESDNSSLSSLGIGGSETAAKVIGLELVGETGTRDLPETYKCLVAIFIKEGFVSFGSLYKFMGSDELEMDELEAEYKKKLDRDVLVAGATALALAAPLADEEDEEGEKGENKTKGKTRQAATEKDLASLLKVNMKYQFLKVFLGVGLYWPAIFILTKYPYLAQIDEEITFLINRLFATMINPLYCKLRIFSDEEIGNLQKPKGTTISRPHNTVLIEHSPVTNLLSFYPLVHGYGNKKFTYFYREFSKDLPKIEDIDSLIAVSNELLKFNGPNLAKDTDIFIETCEVTRYLLCKEEDKSKVFFYFKNFIFPAMPLIEENSIAINKAFEILLFFPIEDRFSLYGELYNILAKNNPLIKIAYSKAEKSTKDVLKRLSKENVRPMMRRLAKICFSNPLPCLLTILQQIESYDNLNTLVVETARYFNAYGWDNLTAAILIRLASSRSSTYNGMSERQWVQSLASFIGKICQRYPHAIDIKTILAFILKSFYSGDTIGLLVLKEMFISMGGIQHITNLTINQIDMINCGSSLQKIVYNTIDDLRFERRATGKYLIKCMNEIDAVNELLVLLCRISNDVTFTGNESYLKVLVSKSDDVNAVIRLFVTLINLYDESLNLMPIKQLSDFGVPWSWAYEVWRFRDETDKDSLSLESTTSIFDNFWKLSLHDINYTNELYDNETVKLESNIKSLKDSIVINLKNKELPRTVIDKQRKELETCEEYQKTLADERAKHKHENEKIEQQLKSISSNWFIDLGFEEFIQKCIFPRAITSSFDAVYSARFLFKLNSMRIDNYSLVNVLGLLFKSESLFGTLCSSTPTEAENIGLFFADILRTLQGWRDESKYGEVGLQDQDGDKIAFDNFKQLLYDYHSLLLEEIRIGLQAPEYISRNNTIIFLKNLLAVYPSVDDHGKQIVDLIERISTTEKRNDLKLASNALLVHVKSKSKNWVPIWDFISMSEEEKEKIIKAKEEERQRIIKEEAEAKRKKELELEREKQMKLAKEEEEKKKLLAAASLNYDSSAAGTRTQTRSTPIGRSYEKYAVETRSEAHSRQTTPIPTQTQTRTLTSVPTSPNSLSKENKLQERVNKMKQAYKESRISSDTGNETLNSEPLGGETIDDEKDAKQEDSKDQEKIDSEAMEKIKSVQNNGETQSTTKTEDSTGDNSTKTSDSSVPKDSGPKRTPLPPQNETKKSISQEDFKGPSEPKRTPLPPQKMVARNKDDSSGRSEARRAPLPPQHTIKKQSLGAESSNGAGSSRPPSGQSNANTFRNDVRSSKGVSSSSQQNSRQPQSASIPPPPPLPPVQHPRGRNDYGNSRGYQSNRDNYGRHSNSRNDSRPATNRNPTYDNRARNQGSRDSRNTGRNDKRSADGFGGRGYDKRPRH